GACAAGGGAAAATCGGTATCTGCCAAGTTTAAAGGTGTCTTTGTAGCTCAGTTGGTTAGAGCATCTGGCTGTTAACCAGAGGGTCGTTGGTTCGAATCCAACCAAGGACGCCATTTTTTTTATTTAAAAAGGAGACTAGCTATGAGAAAAAGTAACTTAACATTTGATATCTTTTTAGAATTACAAGAAAAGGTTCCAACAAAATTACATTTAAGAGATGCTTGTGGTTCAACTGTTATTGAAATAGAAGCAAAAGAAGATACTGAAACAATAGAAATTATTAAAAAGTTTTTTGAAGAAAAAAATATGCAAATTGAGTTTAGTAAAGACAAAAAATATGTGTATGAAGTATAATATATAACGGAATGTTTTAATGCATTCTTTTTTTTTACTTATAATTATGGAAATTTATCTTTTATGTATCAATTATCTTAAATACCAATCATCTTAAAATACCAACTATCTTAAAAATAATACAACTTATCTTAAAACACTAAAAAACAAATGTAAAAAATGTTAGAATACTATCAATGGGAGGGAAGAAATGAAAATAAACTTAGTTATA
This genomic stretch from Oceanivirga salmonicida harbors:
- a CDS encoding RDAC family protein; this translates as MRKSNLTFDIFLELQEKVPTKLHLRDACGSTVIEIEAKEDTETIEIIKKFFEEKNMQIEFSKDKKYVYEV